Part of the Martelella mediterranea DSM 17316 genome, CTTGGTGATCAGGGTACGGATGCGGGCGGGCTCCTCGAGATTGTAGCGCGCGCCGCTGTCGTGGTGTTCGATCAGCAGGGCGTCGCGAATTTCGCCTCCCTCGGCCATGGCCGGGATCAGGCTTTTCCCCTGCATGCCCCAATATGGCTTGACGCCTGCCCGTTCAAGGATCGTTGCCGCGACATCCACCGTTGAAGCAAGCGTTCCGGACTTGGCTATGGCGTCGGTGTTGGACGGGTCGCTCCAGATAAAAGGCACCCGCGTCAGGCCGCGCATCTGCAACATTCCCTTCAGGAGAAGGTTGAAGTCGCCCATGTAATCGCCGTGGTCCGAGTTGAAGATCACAACGGTATTGTCGGCATGCCCGGATTCTTCAAGCGCCTGCATCACCTTGCCGATCTGATCGTCAATCATGGTGATCATGCCCGCGGTAAGCGCCATCGCCTCGCGGATTTGCCGGTCGTCGGCGTAGAACGCGGTCTGCAGAAGCGGCGCGGTTTCCCCGTTCTCCCACATTTTCCTGATGTGTTCGAAAATGGGGTTGGGGTTCTTGTGGGCGGAGTAGGGCAGTCTCACCTCAAAATCGTCTGGATCATACATCGACCAGTATTTGCCCGGCGGATTGAAAGGGTGATGCGGGTCGGGAAACGAGACAAACGCGAAGAACGGCGTTTCGTCGCCCTCGCGATCGCGCAGCCATTCAGCAGCCCTGTCGCCAATCCAGGCCGTCGGATAGCTATCTTCGGGCACAGGCGTTCGATAGGCTTGAGGACATGTATAGTCGTGCGGCAGCTCATTGGCCGGATCGTGCAGGTCTCGCCAGTCGGGGTGCGTTCGGCGAAACCACTGGCCGTAATGTCCGCCGCATTTGTCGCCGTGGCCTGTCACCATCTCCACATGCTGATAGCCATAATAGGGCGTCTTGATTTTGTAGGGCTCCGTCTTTTCGTAGCTGCCCGGCGCCTCCTCATCGTAGCCGGTCTGCTCCGCCTTCCAGGCCTCCGCGATCGGACCGGCTTCAAACGGCTTGCGCCCGAGCGGCTTGGCGTCGGTGAAGGCCTGCAAATGGCTTTTGCCGATCGCGGCGGTGGCATAGCCCGAAGCAGCCAGCACCTCCACGAATGTGTTTGCCCGTTCGGTGAGAGCGCAGCCATTGTAACGCAGCCCGTGGACCGACGGATACCGTCCCGTGATCAGCGAAGCCCGGTTTGGCATGCAAACGGGGAGCGCAACGTGGAAATCCTCAAACGATGTTCCGTTTTCCGCAATGCGGTCGATATTGGGCGTTTTGACCACGGGGTGTCCGGCGCATCCAAGCCAGTCGGCGCGCTGCTGGTCCGTTATGAAATAGAGAAAATTGGGCCGCTTAGCTCTCATCATCGCCGCTTTCGGTGTGACTTTCGCCCAGACCTGGGAATGTCTTCTGGGACAGTCTGTGAAGGTTCCTGAAAATGAGCTCCGCCTTACCCAGGGGAACCAGCGCGTGTTCACGCATGGCAAACTCTGCCCGCGTCCCTTCTCCGTTCCTGATCGCCTCGACAATTCTCTTGTGATCGAACTGGGATGTCGCGAAACCCTCGACCGCTTCTTCATCGGTGAAGGCATGAAACAGCGGAGAGGCCCGAAACGGGCTTTGTTCAAGCCGTCGCGTCAGGACTGAATTGCCGGCCATGCTTGCGATCGCCGCGTGAAAACGGACATTCACCTCTATAAATACGTTTCGGGAGGATTCACCGCCGTCGCCCTTGGCGATGAGCCCGTCCACGATCGCGATGCATTGCATCATTTCATCTTCGTATTGTTGAAATCCGCCTCTCTCTGCGGCAAGTCGCGCCGACATGCCCTCGAGCGTGGCCCGGACTTCAATGATCTCCCGCATCTCTTCAATGGTGAAGCGCCGCACGCGAAAGCCGCGATGCGGTTCTCCTTGAACCAGGTCTTCCTGCTCAAGCCGCGCGAGTGCGAGGCGCACCGGCGTGCGTGAAACATCGAGCAGCTTGGCAAGTCCGACCTCGGTCAACCGGTCGCCCGGGGATATGTCGCCCGTCATGATCAAATGACGCAGGCGCTTTGTCACCGCCTCTGTATTGCTGCTCGGTGCAGATCGTGATTGCATGCAATTTGTAACCTCTTTAATCCTCTTGGCTGGAAAATCGCAGGAATATGCGCGTAATACAACCCGAAAATTCGCATGTATCAAAAAATGATTGTTGAATTGCATGCAATTTTATGAAATGAGTTGCGAGGGAGAGACGTTCAGATCTGGATCGGCAAGGCTGTCACCATGCACCCTATCGGCGTGCATCGATGCGGAATATGGCTCGGCCGGCCGGTGCAATGAAAACCGGGTGCGACAGGCACCGAGAGGGAGGCGTGCCAATGATATCGAGAACTCTGACCGCTGCGATGGCGGTGATGCTTCTGACCGGAGCTTCGGCCAAGGCGGAAACCAGCGTGGTCTTCAACAATTATCTTCCTGAGCATAATGAGATCATGCGCAATGTCATTCGGCCCTGGGCCAATGCCGTGGAAGAGGCCTCTGATGGCAATATAGAGATCGATTTCACGGCCTCGTCGCTGGCGCCGCCGCCGCGCCAACTGGAGATGATCCGGGCGGGCGTTGCCGATGCGGCGATGAATATTTCATCCTTCACGGCGTCTCAGTGGCTTGCGCCGCTGATTTCGGAACTGCCGGTTTTGTTCGATCGCGACAGCGCCAAGGCGCATTCCATTGCTCTGTGGCGCGCATATGAGAAGTTTTTCCGCGAAGCGGAGCCCATTGACGGGGTCCATGTCGTCGCGCTGGTGGCGCTCACGGGCAATCACATCTGGAACAACAAGCGTCCTGTCGAAGTGGCCGAGGATGTCAGCGGTCTCAAGCTGCGGGTCAATCCCAATGGCGTGCCCGTGATCGCTGCCATGGGCGGCGTGATTGTCTCTCGCCCGGCGGTCGATACATTTGAACTCGTCGAGCGCGGGGTGGTCGATGGCACCGTCCTGCCAATCTCCTCGGTTGAAGGGCTCGGTGTGCTAGAAGAACTAAAATACGCAACGCTTTATCCGGGCAGCCTTTATCGATCGACGGCTTCGATCATCTTCAATCAGAAGGTCTGGGATGCCATGCCGGAGGCCGACAGGGCCGCAATCGAGAAAGTCAGCGGCGAAGCGCTGGCGGCGCTTGCAGGCGGCAATCTCGATGATGCGACCGAACAGGCCCGCGCCGAACTGGAGCCAGCGGGCATGGAGGTCATCGAGGCCGGCGCCGATCAGATAGCCCAACTGCGTCAAAGCGAAGAGGTTGAAGCGGCGATTGCAAAGTGGAAGGAAAAGGTTGCCGGGCTTGGGCTTGATCCTGATGAAGTGATCAGTTTTTATCGGGCCCAGCTTGAGGAGCTGGAAAACTGAATGGCCGCCGCTCCAGATACGGCGACCAGCCGCGCCAGCACGGTTTTCGAAACGCTCCTAAAGGTTGTCTTGACGGTTACCCTGTTGGGCATTCTCGTCCTGACCTTCTTCGATGTTGTGGGTCGTTACGTATTCAACGCGCCGATCCCGGGCGCCTTTGAAATTCAGCAATATGGCATGGGAATCCTGATCTTTGCGGGTCTGCCCCTCATCACGTTTGACCGCGGCCATATCACCGTTTCCCTCATCGATGGTTTTTTTGGGCGAAACGCGATGTTGAAGCGCGTTCAGGGCGCGGTTCTGAATTTGATCAGTGCCGCGATCGTGGCGCTTTTGACCTATTGCCTCTGGGACCAGGCGGAAAAGGCAATGCAGTGGGGGGTGACCTCGGCGTTTCTTGAGTTGCCGCAATATCCCGTGATGTTCTTCATGGCGTTGATGGGCGCCGTAACCTGTGCCGTTCTTCTCCTCCAGGCGGCGACGGTGATCCGGGGCCGTCAGACCGAAGAGCAGGGAAGTCACGCCGGGGGAGGGTGGGAGCTATGATCGCTGGTCTGGTTGGAATGGGCTTGCTTCTGGCCCTGGCGTTTATCGGAGTGCCCCTCGGCTTTTGCATGATGCTCGTAGGCTTTGGCGGTTTCGCGATGGTGCGCGGAACCGACGCGGCGCTTGCGATGCTGGGCCAGACGGTGACCTCAAACAGCATGTCATACGGGTTTATCGTCGTTCCCCTGTTCGTGCTGATGGGAAACCTCATCTATCGGGCGGATCTGGCCTCGGATCTCTATAGAACCTCCTACGCCTGGTTCGGGCGTTTTCGCGGCGGGTTGGCCATGTCCACCATCGTCGCTTGCGGAGGCTTTTCCGCGGTGAGCGGATCGTCCGTCGCGACGGCGGCCACCATGGGCAAGGTGGCGTTTCCGGAGATGATAAAATACGGCTACAGCCCGTCATTCTCCGCGGGCACGATTGCCGCTGGCGGGACGATCGGTATTCTCATTCCGCCCTCGGTCATCCTGGTCCTCTACGGGATCATAACGGAGTCGGATATTGGCGCGCTTTTCATTGCCGGAATTCTCCCGGGGATTCTGACGGTTTTCGGATATTTGCTGGTCGTTGTCGGACTGACGACGCTATTCCCGGGCATCGGGCCCAGAGGGGAGCGTTTTTCCTGGAGATACCGGTTTGCCTCGCTCAAAGGGGTGTGGCCGGTCATGCTGCTGTTTTTCTTTGTGATCAGCGGGCTCTATTTCGGCATGTTCACCGCCACGGAGGCGGGCGGCATGGGGGCCGTGGGGGCGCTTGTCTTCTGCATTATCCGGAAGAGGATAACATTGAAGGGTTTTCTGGAATCGATTTTCGAGGCCGGCAAAATGACGGCGATGGTATTCACCGTGGCGCTCGGAGCGCTCGTTTTCTCGAATTTCATAGAAATCGCCCGCATGCCGGCAGAACTCAAAACCTGGATGGAGACGCTGGCCCTGTCGCCGATGCAGGTGATGTGGCTGATTCTGGCCATATATCTCTTGTTGGGGTGCGTGTTCGAAGGCGCGGGCATGGTGTTGTTGACCGTTCCGCTCTTCGCCCCGCTCGTGTCGCTTTTGGGCTTCGACCTCATCTGGTTCGGAATCGTGGTTGTCGTCGTGACCGAGATTTCGCTTGTGACGCCGCCGATCGGGATGA contains:
- a CDS encoding sulfatase, which translates into the protein MMRAKRPNFLYFITDQQRADWLGCAGHPVVKTPNIDRIAENGTSFEDFHVALPVCMPNRASLITGRYPSVHGLRYNGCALTERANTFVEVLAASGYATAAIGKSHLQAFTDAKPLGRKPFEAGPIAEAWKAEQTGYDEEAPGSYEKTEPYKIKTPYYGYQHVEMVTGHGDKCGGHYGQWFRRTHPDWRDLHDPANELPHDYTCPQAYRTPVPEDSYPTAWIGDRAAEWLRDREGDETPFFAFVSFPDPHHPFNPPGKYWSMYDPDDFEVRLPYSAHKNPNPIFEHIRKMWENGETAPLLQTAFYADDRQIREAMALTAGMITMIDDQIGKVMQALEESGHADNTVVIFNSDHGDYMGDFNLLLKGMLQMRGLTRVPFIWSDPSNTDAIAKSGTLASTVDVAATILERAGVKPYWGMQGKSLIPAMAEGGEIRDALLIEHHDSGARYNLEEPARIRTLITKRWRLTIFMNFEWGELYDLVADPDETDNLWSDPRYESVRGRLSERLVREMIAVMEESPRAQRIA
- a CDS encoding GntR family transcriptional regulator; protein product: MQFNNHFLIHANFRVVLRAYSCDFPAKRIKEVTNCMQSRSAPSSNTEAVTKRLRHLIMTGDISPGDRLTEVGLAKLLDVSRTPVRLALARLEQEDLVQGEPHRGFRVRRFTIEEMREIIEVRATLEGMSARLAAERGGFQQYEDEMMQCIAIVDGLIAKGDGGESSRNVFIEVNVRFHAAIASMAGNSVLTRRLEQSPFRASPLFHAFTDEEAVEGFATSQFDHKRIVEAIRNGEGTRAEFAMREHALVPLGKAELIFRNLHRLSQKTFPGLGESHTESGDDES
- the dctP gene encoding TRAP transporter substrate-binding protein DctP; this translates as MISRTLTAAMAVMLLTGASAKAETSVVFNNYLPEHNEIMRNVIRPWANAVEEASDGNIEIDFTASSLAPPPRQLEMIRAGVADAAMNISSFTASQWLAPLISELPVLFDRDSAKAHSIALWRAYEKFFREAEPIDGVHVVALVALTGNHIWNNKRPVEVAEDVSGLKLRVNPNGVPVIAAMGGVIVSRPAVDTFELVERGVVDGTVLPISSVEGLGVLEELKYATLYPGSLYRSTASIIFNQKVWDAMPEADRAAIEKVSGEALAALAGGNLDDATEQARAELEPAGMEVIEAGADQIAQLRQSEEVEAAIAKWKEKVAGLGLDPDEVISFYRAQLEELEN
- a CDS encoding TRAP transporter small permease, translating into MAAAPDTATSRASTVFETLLKVVLTVTLLGILVLTFFDVVGRYVFNAPIPGAFEIQQYGMGILIFAGLPLITFDRGHITVSLIDGFFGRNAMLKRVQGAVLNLISAAIVALLTYCLWDQAEKAMQWGVTSAFLELPQYPVMFFMALMGAVTCAVLLLQAATVIRGRQTEEQGSHAGGGWEL
- a CDS encoding TRAP transporter large permease, giving the protein MIAGLVGMGLLLALAFIGVPLGFCMMLVGFGGFAMVRGTDAALAMLGQTVTSNSMSYGFIVVPLFVLMGNLIYRADLASDLYRTSYAWFGRFRGGLAMSTIVACGGFSAVSGSSVATAATMGKVAFPEMIKYGYSPSFSAGTIAAGGTIGILIPPSVILVLYGIITESDIGALFIAGILPGILTVFGYLLVVVGLTTLFPGIGPRGERFSWRYRFASLKGVWPVMLLFFFVISGLYFGMFTATEAGGMGAVGALVFCIIRKRITLKGFLESIFEAGKMTAMVFTVALGALVFSNFIEIARMPAELKTWMETLALSPMQVMWLILAIYLLLGCVFEGAGMVLLTVPLFAPLVSLLGFDLIWFGIVVVVVTEISLVTPPIGMNAFVMKAVIPELSLGAIFRGIAPFWVADICRLALIVFYPPIALYLPSVMG